A segment of the Candidatus Binataceae bacterium genome:
CAATTCCTCGAAGTAGTACAGGGTCAGCATCAGGCGCTCCTGCTCGGTCAGTAGGAGGTCCATGAGGTCGCGCATTTCGGCGATTTCCATGGCCTCGTGGGCGTTAATCGATTGTTCATCGGCGATCGAATCGAGTTCGATTTCGCTGGCGCCGGCCACGAAGACTTCTTCGCCGCCGAGACCCGCCGCTTTCATCGCGGAGTTGATCTCGCGCATGAGCGCGCCATGCACGTGCGATCGCGCAAACACACCAAAGCCCACACCGCGTGTGGGATCGAAGCGCCGCGCCGCGAGCAGCAGCCCATAGCATCCCGCCGAGATCAGATCGTCGCGCGTCAGACCGAGCCGCGCCGAAACCCACACCCGATCGGCGTGCTTGGCAACCAGCGGCAGGTAGTTCTCGACCAGTCGCGCGATTTCGCAATCGTCGAGAGCAGGCTGGATTTCGACCTGCACGGCTTCCTGCGCGTAATCCTTCATCCGACCCTTCCCACGATCGTCGGCTCAACGCCGGCCGGGATATCGCTTGCGCCGAGCACGACCAGGTGGCGCGAGGTGCGATGCGCGACGCGCTCAAACATCCGGCGGATTTGCGGCGACACGACCACCGCTGGCATTTCCATCATTCGCGAGGCGGCGTCGTTGGTGGCTTTCTTGATCGCCTCGCTAACCGAGCGCAGCGCCGAGGGATCGCTGATCATCGGTTGCTCGCTGCTGGCCGCGGTGAAGAATGGTTCTTCAACCGCAGGATCGACGACCAGGACGGGCAGCGCGCCGTCGGGACGGCGCAGCGGTTCGCAAATCGCGCGGCCGATGATCGGTCGAATACGCTCAGCCAGATCGGTGGGATCCTTGGTCGCTCCGCCTTCGGCGGCAAGCGCCTCGAGAATCACCGGCAGGTCGCGCACCGAGATTCGCTGTGCGAGCAAGAGCTGGAGCACGCGGTAAACACTTCCAAGATGGATGCCGACGCCGGAGAGTTCCTCGACGATGCGCGGCACGACTTTCTGCGCCGCCTCGAGCATCCCCTCGACATCTTTGCGTGTCAGAATCTCGCTAGCGTTAGCACGCACGGTTTCGGCGAAATGGGTGACGAGAACCGTGATCGCATCGACCACTGTGTAGCCCGCGAGCCGCGCATTGGTCACCTGTTCACCAGCGACCCACAGCGCTGGCAATCCGAAGGCGGGCTCAGTTGTATCGATTCCGCGCACGGACGCGCTCGGGCCTTTGGGACCCGGGATCGCCAGGCTCATCGTGGAACGAATGGTGCCGCGGGCAACTTCGGTGCCGCGCAGCGCGATGCGGTAAACGTTCTGGTCGAGAGTCAGATTGTCAACAATCCTGACCGCCGGCAGCGTGATGCCCAGCTCTTCGCGAATCTTGGGGCGCAGGGCCTGGACTTTTTCGGCGAGCTTCCAGGGCTCGTTGACGAACGGCACCAGCGCGGCGCCGAGCTCGAGGCGCAGGATATCGGGCCAGGGGCTCGCGGCTTGCTGCTCTAAGGGCTTGGCCGGTTTGGCGAGCGCATCTTCCTTGGCAGCCATGTCAGCCATGTTGCGGCTGCGGATACCGAGCGCGGCGACCCCCGATGCGATCATCAGAAACGGAATGTGCGGCAGGCCCGGTATCACCGCGATGATTCCAAGCAGGCCGGCGGCGCCGAACAGCACGCCCGGTTTGGCGAGCAACTCGCGGCCGATCGTGTGGGGCAGATCGAAGTCGCTCCCCGTGCGCGATACGATCACGCCCGCCGCGGTGGAGGTCAGCAGCGCGGGCACCTGAGCGGCGAGGCCGTCGCCAACCGTCAACACCGAGTAGGTGTGAAGCGCGTCCGACAGGCTCATGCCGTTTTCAATCACGCCCACGAAAAGGCCGGCGATCAGGTTGATGACCATGATCATGATCGCTGCGACCGCGTCGCCGCGGACGAATTTGCCGATACCATCCATCGCAGCGTAAAAGTCGGCTTCGCGCGCGAGGTCGCGCCGCCGGCGGCGCGCTTCCTGCTCGCCGATAATGCCGGCGTTCATGTCCGCGTCGATCGCCATCTGCTTGCCGGGCATCGAATCGAGCGTAAAACGGGCCGCCACTTCGGCGACCCGGCTCGCGCCCTTGGTCACGACCGCGAAATTGATAATCGCCAGAACGATGAAGACGACGATTCCGACCGCATAGTTGTCGCCGACCAGCACGTTGCCGAACGATTCGATAACCACGCCCGCAGCGGCCGGTCCGAGATTTCCGTGCATCAGAATCAAGCGGGTCGAGGCCACGTTGAGCGACAAGCGCAGCAGCGTCGCGATCAAGAGCACGGTAGGGAAGGCCGAGAAGTCGAGGGCGTGATTGTTCGAGGCCGATACCACCAGCACCACCAGCGAGAGCGCCAGCGAGAACGACAGCATCACGTCGAGCAGAATCGGGCCCACGGGAGCGAGCATCCCGGCCAGGACCAGCATCGCGGTCGCGGGCAGCGCGAGCTCGGAGGCCGTGATCAGCGGGCTACGCTTGGTTTCCATTGCCGCCACTTAGAGCCCCCCCTGTGAGGCTTTGGCCCGCGCGGCTTCGGCGCGCATGATCGTCGCGAGCACTTCCGCGATCGCGCGGTAGAACTGGCGCGGAATGAAATCGCCAACCTCGACCGTTTTGAACAGCGCACGCGCCAGCATTTTGTTTTCGAGCACCGGCACCGCCGCCATCCGCGCGATCTCCTTGATTCGCTGGGCGTTCTCGCCGGCCCCTTTGGCGACGACGAGGGGCGCCTGGTCGAATCCGCGCCGATAACGCAGGGCTACGGCGAAATGGGTCGGATTGGTGAGGACCACGGTCGCCGCGGCGGCCTGATGGATTCCGCGGATTCGTTTGAAGTTCTTGCGCTGCGCCTTGCGCAGCGCGCGCTTGATGAGGGGATTGCCGTTTTCGAGTTTCAGCTCATCGAGAAATTCCTGGCGCGTCATGCGGAGGTCGGCTTCAAACTCGTGACGCTTGTGCAGGTAGTCGCCGAGCGCGACGATCAGCGCGACCAGCGCGCCGAGGTAAAGAATGCGATGCACGCCGAGCGAGAGCGCCTGCAAGCCGCCGGTGAGTCCGTGGGCCGAAAGCGCGAGCGCGAGCGCCCAGATCGCGGTCCTCCATCCGAGGTATGCGATGACTGCGATCTTGAGTGCGGCCTTGCCGAGCTCGACCGCTCCCACTCCGGAGAAGACCCGGCCGAAGTATTTCATCGGACTGAGCTTCGAAAGATCGGGCGCGAGCTTCTCAAGCGAGAACACTATTCCGCCCTGCGCCACCGCGCCGACTACCGATGTCAACGCCATGATTACGGCCGCCGCCGCGCTGATGAAGAGCGGCCAGCGCATCGCACGCGCCAGCGCCGCCGGTATATCGCCCGACGCGGTCGCGACCAGCAGGCTCTGGAAGCCGCCGAGAACCAGTCGACTGAGGACGAGCGTCGCGCCGCAGACGAGCAGCACTCCAATACCGAAAGAGACTGCCGAAGTCAGGTCGCGGCTGCGCGCGACCTGGCCCTGCTCGCGGGCGCGGGCGCGCTTTTGCGGCAGCGCGGGAAATACTTTTTCTTCGCGGTCAGCCATTTAGCAGCCATCCGTTGGACTGCGAAATTACAAAGGCCCACGCGCGCGTGATTC
Coding sequences within it:
- a CDS encoding sigma-70 family RNA polymerase sigma factor, with protein sequence MKDYAQEAVQVEIQPALDDCEIARLVENYLPLVAKHADRVWVSARLGLTRDDLISAGCYGLLLAARRFDPTRGVGFGVFARSHVHGALMREINSAMKAAGLGGEEVFVAGASEIELDSIADEQSINAHEAMEIAEMRDLMDLLLTEQERLMLTLYYFEELTLAEVAAVTDQPEGAIARALKCALGKLKAAMADKGER
- a CDS encoding flagellar biosynthesis protein FlhA, which gives rise to METKRSPLITASELALPATAMLVLAGMLAPVGPILLDVMLSFSLALSLVVLVVSASNNHALDFSAFPTVLLIATLLRLSLNVASTRLILMHGNLGPAAAGVVIESFGNVLVGDNYAVGIVVFIVLAIINFAVVTKGASRVAEVAARFTLDSMPGKQMAIDADMNAGIIGEQEARRRRRDLAREADFYAAMDGIGKFVRGDAVAAIMIMVINLIAGLFVGVIENGMSLSDALHTYSVLTVGDGLAAQVPALLTSTAAGVIVSRTGSDFDLPHTIGRELLAKPGVLFGAAGLLGIIAVIPGLPHIPFLMIASGVAALGIRSRNMADMAAKEDALAKPAKPLEQQAASPWPDILRLELGAALVPFVNEPWKLAEKVQALRPKIREELGITLPAVRIVDNLTLDQNVYRIALRGTEVARGTIRSTMSLAIPGPKGPSASVRGIDTTEPAFGLPALWVAGEQVTNARLAGYTVVDAITVLVTHFAETVRANASEILTRKDVEGMLEAAQKVVPRIVEELSGVGIHLGSVYRVLQLLLAQRISVRDLPVILEALAAEGGATKDPTDLAERIRPIIGRAICEPLRRPDGALPVLVVDPAVEEPFFTAASSEQPMISDPSALRSVSEAIKKATNDAASRMMEMPAVVVSPQIRRMFERVAHRTSRHLVVLGASDIPAGVEPTIVGRVG
- a CDS encoding EscU/YscU/HrcU family type III secretion system export apparatus switch protein, producing MADREEKVFPALPQKRARAREQGQVARSRDLTSAVSFGIGVLLVCGATLVLSRLVLGGFQSLLVATASGDIPAALARAMRWPLFISAAAAVIMALTSVVGAVAQGGIVFSLEKLAPDLSKLSPMKYFGRVFSGVGAVELGKAALKIAVIAYLGWRTAIWALALALSAHGLTGGLQALSLGVHRILYLGALVALIVALGDYLHKRHEFEADLRMTRQEFLDELKLENGNPLIKRALRKAQRKNFKRIRGIHQAAAATVVLTNPTHFAVALRYRRGFDQAPLVVAKGAGENAQRIKEIARMAAVPVLENKMLARALFKTVEVGDFIPRQFYRAIAEVLATIMRAEAARAKASQGGL